One stretch of Paramormyrops kingsleyae isolate MSU_618 chromosome 4, PKINGS_0.4, whole genome shotgun sequence DNA includes these proteins:
- the LOC111859535 gene encoding lipid transferase CIDEA-like isoform X4, producing MEYAKALVPHFVARVCTYDRAQRRAVTATSLDDLVHKVRAALLLSCQFLTLTLEEDGSVIDTEDFFQSLPNDAEIMVLEKGQTWSHIKDMSVKTLKRNGIAKVTFDLYKLHPKDVIGCLNIKARLYDAYTISYDIRCTKAKHLFVCALCFLARMAAGVAHLLLCGSSSVLQYFEHD from the exons ATGGAGTACGCCAAAGCTTTGGTTCCACACTTTGTGGCTAG GGTTTGTACATATGATCGGGCACAAAGACGGGCCGTGACTGCAACCTCCTTGGATGATCTGGTCCATAAG GTGAGGGCTGCTTTACTGCTCTCCTGCCAGTTCCTGACCCTGACCCTAGAAGAGGACGGCAGTGTCATCGACACGGAAGACTTCTTCCAATCTCTGCCCAACGATGCAGAGATCATGGTGCTGGAAAAGGGACAGACATGGAGCCACATCAAG GATATGTCTGTAAAAACGCTGAAGAGAAATGGAATAGCCaaggtgacctttgacctgtaCAAACTGCACCCAAAGGACGTCATTGGCTGCCTGAACATAAAAGCCAGGCTATATGATGCCTATACCATTTCTTATGACATTCGGTGTACAAAGGCCAAACACCTGTTTGT ATGTGCACTCTGCTTCCTGGCACGGATGGCTGCTGGGGTGGCCCATCTCCTCCTGTGTGGCTCGTCCTCTGTGTTGCAGTACTTTGAACATGACTGA
- the LOC111859535 gene encoding lipid transferase CIDEA-like isoform X2 translates to MEYAKALVPHFVARRMSLVSMFLTHGLSLLPPRPFRVCTYDRAQRRAVTATSLDDLVHKFLTLTLEEDGSVIDTEDFFQSLPNDAEIMVLEKGQTWSHIKDMSVKTLKRNGIAKVTFDLYKLHPKDVIGCLNIKARLYDAYTISYDIRCTKAKHLFVCALCFLARMAAGVAHLLLCGSSSVLQYFEHD, encoded by the exons ATGGAGTACGCCAAAGCTTTGGTTCCACACTTTGTGGCTAG GAGAATGTCGCTGGTCAGCATGTTCCTCACCCACGGGCTCTCCCTCTTGCCACCTCGGCCCTTCAGGGTTTGTACATATGATCGGGCACAAAGACGGGCCGTGACTGCAACCTCCTTGGATGATCTGGTCCATAAG TTCCTGACCCTGACCCTAGAAGAGGACGGCAGTGTCATCGACACGGAAGACTTCTTCCAATCTCTGCCCAACGATGCAGAGATCATGGTGCTGGAAAAGGGACAGACATGGAGCCACATCAAG GATATGTCTGTAAAAACGCTGAAGAGAAATGGAATAGCCaaggtgacctttgacctgtaCAAACTGCACCCAAAGGACGTCATTGGCTGCCTGAACATAAAAGCCAGGCTATATGATGCCTATACCATTTCTTATGACATTCGGTGTACAAAGGCCAAACACCTGTTTGT ATGTGCACTCTGCTTCCTGGCACGGATGGCTGCTGGGGTGGCCCATCTCCTCCTGTGTGGCTCGTCCTCTGTGTTGCAGTACTTTGAACATGACTGA
- the LOC111859535 gene encoding lipid transferase CIDEA-like isoform X1, with amino-acid sequence MEYAKALVPHFVARRMSLVSMFLTHGLSLLPPRPFRVCTYDRAQRRAVTATSLDDLVHKVRAALLLSCQFLTLTLEEDGSVIDTEDFFQSLPNDAEIMVLEKGQTWSHIKDMSVKTLKRNGIAKVTFDLYKLHPKDVIGCLNIKARLYDAYTISYDIRCTKAKHLFVCALCFLARMAAGVAHLLLCGSSSVLQYFEHD; translated from the exons ATGGAGTACGCCAAAGCTTTGGTTCCACACTTTGTGGCTAG GAGAATGTCGCTGGTCAGCATGTTCCTCACCCACGGGCTCTCCCTCTTGCCACCTCGGCCCTTCAGGGTTTGTACATATGATCGGGCACAAAGACGGGCCGTGACTGCAACCTCCTTGGATGATCTGGTCCATAAG GTGAGGGCTGCTTTACTGCTCTCCTGCCAGTTCCTGACCCTGACCCTAGAAGAGGACGGCAGTGTCATCGACACGGAAGACTTCTTCCAATCTCTGCCCAACGATGCAGAGATCATGGTGCTGGAAAAGGGACAGACATGGAGCCACATCAAG GATATGTCTGTAAAAACGCTGAAGAGAAATGGAATAGCCaaggtgacctttgacctgtaCAAACTGCACCCAAAGGACGTCATTGGCTGCCTGAACATAAAAGCCAGGCTATATGATGCCTATACCATTTCTTATGACATTCGGTGTACAAAGGCCAAACACCTGTTTGT ATGTGCACTCTGCTTCCTGGCACGGATGGCTGCTGGGGTGGCCCATCTCCTCCTGTGTGGCTCGTCCTCTGTGTTGCAGTACTTTGAACATGACTGA
- the LOC111859535 gene encoding lipid transferase CIDEA-like isoform X3, producing the protein MSLVSMFLTHGLSLLPPRPFRVCTYDRAQRRAVTATSLDDLVHKVRAALLLSCQFLTLTLEEDGSVIDTEDFFQSLPNDAEIMVLEKGQTWSHIKDMSVKTLKRNGIAKVTFDLYKLHPKDVIGCLNIKARLYDAYTISYDIRCTKAKHLFVCALCFLARMAAGVAHLLLCGSSSVLQYFEHD; encoded by the exons ATGTCGCTGGTCAGCATGTTCCTCACCCACGGGCTCTCCCTCTTGCCACCTCGGCCCTTCAGGGTTTGTACATATGATCGGGCACAAAGACGGGCCGTGACTGCAACCTCCTTGGATGATCTGGTCCATAAG GTGAGGGCTGCTTTACTGCTCTCCTGCCAGTTCCTGACCCTGACCCTAGAAGAGGACGGCAGTGTCATCGACACGGAAGACTTCTTCCAATCTCTGCCCAACGATGCAGAGATCATGGTGCTGGAAAAGGGACAGACATGGAGCCACATCAAG GATATGTCTGTAAAAACGCTGAAGAGAAATGGAATAGCCaaggtgacctttgacctgtaCAAACTGCACCCAAAGGACGTCATTGGCTGCCTGAACATAAAAGCCAGGCTATATGATGCCTATACCATTTCTTATGACATTCGGTGTACAAAGGCCAAACACCTGTTTGT ATGTGCACTCTGCTTCCTGGCACGGATGGCTGCTGGGGTGGCCCATCTCCTCCTGTGTGGCTCGTCCTCTGTGTTGCAGTACTTTGAACATGACTGA